ACAACACACACCAGAAATCAGTTGTTTAACCTTCCTTTGCGgttacaaaaataaccattaACCGGTTAGGGTCCAATAGACCCGGATTACTATTTTGactgtatcttcaaaactactgaaccggttttcataaattataccattttggaatcgtttACATGTTTAATATCTAttcattgaagatttttttttattttgttggattCTGAAAATTAAGCCGAAAgacaaaatggtaaaaaaaagaaGGCTCTTTTGAGCAAAGATAGTGACCATCCCGatggaaataataaaatttcactGTGTCAGCTTAGCTTCGACTGATTAAAAGATTCATTTAAAGTAAAACGAGTTTTTGGTTCCCGATGTCATATGTCGTGaataaaaacatgagaaaaaattgaaaatcattgattttcttcttgaaaacaattgtttttttactGTATAATTAgctaatatttataaaactggactgataaattattttatctataaaaacatgaaaactaaTGGAAACTgacttaattttattgtttttgtgatatttttatcacattaaaAACCGCGAAAAACATACAACGATCGATTTAAGAAATTCGCTTAGCCGCGTTTGAACATGAAATGGCTTAACATTTCAGATTAGTTGTGCTCAGGGTAATAAAAAGCAAAGAATATAATTCGATATAACTCAGATTTGGTCCTCAATATGTCGAAATTATATAATTGAATACTATAATTGATTACCCTATCAGTCTCTTCATTTCTAATTCATCACTATCGGTTGGAATTGAGCGTAATTGAACAGAACggcatttttttcatcaaaattccttGATCCGTATGAAAATGTGGTtacaaaatcattgaaaaaattgttttatgaacttttcaaattacCAGCTGTGGTCTATAAAATCAAGCACTTTTATTATGTGAAGTGCTCTCAATCTATCTTAATAcatatcaatcaaaagtttgCCAATAAGACTTCAACAAAATGAGTTATCTTTGATGCAAAACATCCATTTTTTAGGACTTTTTTGCTTTCTGAAGACCGCAAACATGAAAACTCGAAttccgggtctatatgaccctaaccggctaattgtccttttttaGCTGGGTGACTCTGGAAAccctattcaaaaatctaaaaatgatcAATTGTAGAACTCCTTTTTTTACGAAAAGTAAGAAAATTGCATGTATCTAGCTTTAACCGTTCCTGAGATATCGCTTCGAGGAAGTACAGTCACTGTAcagttcgggtcatatagaccctaaCCTCAAAGGAAGGTTAGACGTCATCCGCAATGAGCAGGGTTGTACAAAATCGATCgtttccttttttcattcaaaaaaaattgattgacccAGAATAAAAACAGTACAAAAAAGTACTAAAAAGTAAACAACTTGAGATGTACCTATGTATGGATGTATGAGATGTATGGTGGCTCCATAGAGAAGCAAAGTTGTCGAAAAAACACCTTTGATTTTATAAAGTCTTATTTTAGGATAATGTAAAACCAAACAACGGCAAATGTTTTCTATGTAAATTTTTTCCCACATATTGTGAACTAACTGTTGATATACATTtatacaaatgtttttttttctcaatcagtaatcatttattctattttaGGGTCGGATAGCATCGAACAGCCAATACTAAATAATATGCTTGGTCGGCATTTGGCAGGCAGTTTGTGTAGAACAGTTCGAAAATACGAAATCCTTCgtgatgaaaaatttgactGGGACATGGATAAGGTGCTACAGGtaagtttctaaattttttttctgggaaaattAATAATAGTATTCTTTTAATTGTTTCTCCAGAGCAAAACGATAAAAGAGTTTGACTCGCAATTTACCTCAAAACACTTTGGCTACAAGGACGTTGATGACTATTATGCTGAAGCCACATTGCacaataaattgcacaaaatcaaGGTGCCACTCCTGTGTCTAAGCGCTGCCGATGATCCTTTCCAGCCACTGGATGCGATACCAATAAAGGCAGCCGAAAAGTCATCCCACGTGGCGATCGTCATCACGACACGTGGTGGTCACATCGGCTTTCTGGAAGGTTGGTGGCCGGCTAACAAAGATCAATACATGGGCCGCCTGTTTAGTCAATACTTTTCAGCCACCCTCTTCGATCCGGATCATGATTTCTACCGCACATCACAGGTTATGATGGAGCACAATCTTAAGGCCTCGACGTCGGTTCCGACAACACCCATTCCACGATCCTCTAGTCCGTTGCGTAAAAAGTCAATTCCATTCTAATAATAACAAACAATAGAGTCAGCATCGGAATTTGATTGTAACAAATACATACGTCCAAATTACTAATCAAATTGAGATAGACTTTGTGTTCGTGAAATTGATCCTGGAGTTTTTCAGCAAGAATAACGCCGGTTTTATATTGCTTCAAGCTCAAACTGCAATTTATTGGCATGTTAGTAATTGAATTCAAGTTAGATAATTTTATGCTTACAATTTAATCTCCTACTACAATTTGTATTTCACGAACCAAACTTCGGTTAATACGCTCCGTTTTCAACTAGAACTatacaaatattgtttattaatttggcaaataaagatCTTTAAATATAATACTTGAAACGTGCTGGTACTCTACAATGACGATTGTTAATAATGACTTGCAAAATTTTCTGACAACCTATCTCGAATATGCGGCGTCGCGACGCCTCCTTATCACTGTTATCAAATTACTGTCAAAGCTGTTTCTGGGTCGTCCGAGGGGCTAGCTTGTGCACAACATCCTCCCCCGCATGTCGAAAGAACGTTCCGTTCGGCGTCATGTTCATTTTACATCCAAAAGCGCAAGTTTAGTACAAGGACGACTCAAAACTCCACCGCTTATCTGTATATCTGCCATCCGGGATACACCGTCCTTTCCTGGATACATCTTAATCACTCGACCCCTGATCCATCGGTTACGCGCACCCTCATCGGCAATTACTACTAACTCCCCATCATTGATTGGACGAACATCTTCAAACCACTTTGTTCGTCTTGTAATGGTCGGCAAATATTCCACCACCCATCGCTGCCAAAAGATTTGCAAAACTCGTTGAATAAGGTCCCAGCTACACCTTATAACCGTTCCCTTCAGGATAGGCCTTTTAACACCCTGCCGTACTCCTTTGGACCCCaacatcaaaaaatggttgggGGTTAAAGATTCCTCGTTTTCCGACCTAATAGGGATGAATGTCAGCGGTCTAGAATTTATCATATGTTCAGCTTCAATTAGAACCGTTAGGAAGGATTCTTCATCGAATTTATCAACCGTAGGGACCGATTTCAAAGCAGTTTTTACGGATCGGACCATCCGTTCCCAACATCCGCCCATGTGGGGTGCCGCTGGTGGTATGAAATACCATTGGGTTCTGGTGTCGGTGAATGTACTACCCAGCTCGTTGTTGATCGCTTTCAGTTCCGTTCTAAGTTCACGACTAACGCCTAGGAAATTTGTTCCGTTGTCCGTGTAAATCTCCTCAGGAGCTCCTCTACGTGCGACAAATCTACGGATAGCTTTTTTGCATGAATCGGATGACATGTTGGCAGCAACTTCGAGGTGAACCGCTCTCAAAGTCAAACAGGTGAAGAGCACTACCCATCGTTTGACCGCTTTTCTTCCTATTTTAATCAGATATGGTCCAAAGTAGTCGATTCCGGTAAAGGTGAATGGACGTACAAACGGTGTGAGTCTTACGCGTGGGAGCGGACCCATTTTCGGCGCTACAGGTGACGCTTTGTAGACTTTACACCATTGACAtgcttttttgactttcttcaACTCGACTCGTAGTCTCGGTATTCTGAATCGTTGCCTAAGCTCATTGAcgacagtttcatcattcgcgTGCCCATAATTTCGATGATACCAATCCAGTACAAGGTAAGTGATCCTATGATCTCTGGGTAGGATGATCGGGTACTTAGCATCATATTCCATCCAATCAGCCGCCTGCATTCGACCATCTACGCGAATCACACCAAACTCGTCGATAGTTGGGCCCATGGAAGATATGGAACTAGATTTTGAAATCTTTCTCCTGTTCGGAACGCTCGTTTGATTATTATGTCGGAGTATATCTACCTCTTTCGGAAAGGAATCATTTTGTGCAATTCTCCACAATGCACGCTCAGCCCTCTTCAAGTGATCGCTATTCATACCAATAGTGTTGATCTGCTTGCCCAGAAACTTCTTCAAATAACAGTCTTCAAAGTAATGAACGTAGCCCGTCACGCGCAGAAGGCGTTCCCACTTAGAAAAGCGGTTGATGTCGATTATAGGAACTCGTGCCACATGAGCATGGACACTATCGATGCGTAACTCTTCTTTACTAACTTCAGCGTAGACGATACGATCTTTCGGCCATTCGTTTTCATCCAGCTCGTAGAGGAATTCCGGTGCCTTATACCATCGACTTTCAGCGTCAAACGAAGGTCCTTTTCCCCACTTCGTAGCCTCATCAGCGACATTAAGGCGTGTGGGGACCCATCTCCATTCTTCAATTTTGGATAATTCAAGTATCTCATTGATTCGATGAGCTACAAATCGGTTATAGCGACGCATATCTGACCGTATCCATGACAGTACTGTAGTTGAGTCACTCCAGAAAAGGACTTCATGGATAGTGAGGGTGTGTTCCTCTTCTATAACCTTTCTCAGTCGAGCTCCTATCAAGGCCGCAAGCAGCTCAAGACGAGGAATAGATAAAATCTTTAACGGTGCAACCTTTGTTTTCGAGGATACCAGAGCACATCGAACCTTATTATCTTCTACGACTCGCAAATAGGCTACAGCTGCATACGCCTGCTCACTCGCGTCGACAAATATGTGCAGCTGAACGTTGTCATACGTGTTTTTTGTGTATCCGGGAAAGTAACATCGTTTAATCTTTAAACATTCTATACCAGGTAATGCACTGAGCCACAGTTTCCATTTGGTGAAAATCTCTTCAGGTATTTTATCGTCCCATGCAACTTTCTCTCGCCACACCTcctgaataattatttttccgTGGATCGTAAAAGCAGAAATTAGACCCAAGGGATCATACAAACTCATAACTAGCTTCAATAACTGCCGTTTTGTTGGAACAGTTTCACAATTAATTAAATCTGCAATCTCTTTGCTAAATTGTACTGGAAAAGAGAACACATCAGAGGATGGTTGCCAAATCATCCCTAACAAACGTTGGCCTTCTGACTCATCACCAAACTGCATGTTCTTAACAACTGTTGGGTTGTTGGCACCGATTTGTTGTAGAACTTCATTGCGATTTGAAATCcaattaacaatttcaaatttacctTTAGAATGGACTTCTGTCACCTGCAAGGCTAACTCCACCGCTTCCTCGACCGTGTCAACGCATTGTACGTAGTCGTCTACGTAATGCCACCGTGTGATTGCGTCCGCTGCTCTCGGATAATCTCGTTGATATTCTGccgcatttagatttttcacgaACTGTGCATGTGCAGGCGAGCACGTAGCACCAAAGATGGCCACATCCATCACCATGATGTCCAAGGGTTTGTCCGGAGAATCTCGCCATAGAAACAACTGGGCACTACGATCTTCAGGGCGCACCAATATCTGGTGAAACATCTCTCTAATATCCGCTGCAATGGCTACTTCACGCTCTCGATACCGAAAAAGTATAGATAAAAGAGATGTTAGAAGATCGGGACCTTTCATGAGCATGCTGTTTAATGATACACCATCGACCTTAGCAGCTGCGTCCCATATTAGCCGCACCTTCTCAGGCTTTTTTGGGTTCAGCACTACCCCCATGGGTAAAAACCACGTACGGCGAAGATCGAAACTTTCAAATTCGGCCTGGGTGGCTTTATGCGCATAACCTTTAAGCTGATAATCTGCAATCTGTTGACGAATTTTGTCATACAGGGCAGGATTTTTCGTAAGTCTTCTCTCCAAACATTTCCAGCGTTTCTCAGCCATCGGTCGACTGTCGGGGAATTCAATGTAATTATATTTCCATAATAAACTAACCTCGAATCGGCCACTTGATGTTCGTTTTGTTGTCTCAGATAATATTTTATAAGCTCGTTGGTCTTCAAGGGTCTGCAACTCTGGGGCAGCTCGTATGCCCAAACTTTCGATCGAGAAgaagtttttaacaaattcgtgtaaattgtcatcagattttgtagcACAGATGTGTAACTGGTGATGGGGCAACGTATTCGCTCTTCGTGGTACACGACCGAAGATTGACCACCCAATCCGTGTTTTGGTAGCAACTGGCTCACCCTGTCTGCCTTCTCTGGCTTTCAATGGCATAATCAAATGAGCATTATTTAGTCCGATGAGTAGTCTCGGCACTGCAGATTCATAGCTTGTTACTGGTAAACCTTGTAGATGTGGATATTCTTGAGACATTCTGTCGAAATGCAAACTTTGTTCAGGTAGATCAAGACTCTCAACAGTGTATACTTCTGATAGTTTATGACGCCTAGCGTCGCTAGTTTCAGCTATCTCAAATTCCATAATTCGAGTATTAGAGATGTTCTTGTTTACTCCCCCAGTCCACTGGATGCAAAGCGACGTTGTAATTCCGTCGCCACCTAGTTCGTCTGCTAGCGATTCCTCTAACATCGTGACAGAAGATCCGTCGTCCAAAAATGCAAAGGTTTGCACATTGCCTTTGCTACCAAAAAGCGTTACCGGTAGCAAGCGAAAGAGAATAGATGATGTAACCTCACGATGTATAGACACGGTGGCATGTTGTCTCGCAGATGTACTCTCTTGTGGATCGAAATGTAATAAACGATGATGTTTCTTCGAACAGTCGTTTATCCCGCAAACTTCTCCTTTACACGGCCACCTACTATGGGCCACAAGACAGCGTCTACAGAGcttattgttttgtttaattAGCTTCCAACGTTCATCTGTACTCatattttggaacttgaaacatttttctaatGGGTGAGCGAATTTTTGACACGCGACGCATGGTTTCAGTGCAACATGGTTCAGCTGTTCTGTTTGACTCGATTCGGGTTGTTCCGAGTCATCGACGATTTCAGCGTGCGTGTGAACAAATTCTCTTCCCTTGCTTCTTGATGTTGCA
This sequence is a window from Uranotaenia lowii strain MFRU-FL chromosome 3, ASM2978415v1, whole genome shotgun sequence. Protein-coding genes within it:
- the LOC129751568 gene encoding uncharacterized protein LOC129751568 — its product is MASNQHQRQTRSQTKAIREAMKANLQIASSHASENCGILFEATFVEANRGHERDCISCDQRNDADKFMVQCMGCQGWEHFKCAGVTTANAHEIAYRCVMCRPRIPPPAPSSITAESTASSSRRARIARDLERLEEERKLHETAAKAQMDRDKTYLNKKYKLLEQQDEENERDSARSKRSSQAGSCRVTDWVKDQSRTVERSNRDVVTMPSESAKAIDSGRAVEPTLVSQLGGPQTSTPLTKPIESEEKTPAAVVLDLASWIVDLDRTSLQRTTGSISVGECQDNESAATDDAARIPLVDIQPFLRLLKDVESNDQRTGAYPKPSQPTFDKWRLEIDNLRRVQNLQQQHAQENDIRRKREIELMQQLKLVEQQRRADAEEMQKREAEYRRQIRSQEEERIEHRKQTERALEERDRELSRLRLVEQQLMSRLNQFSQPNKTLSPEMNIGPVYYQNCQPAAGNNTLPQNDAPSVSELFTQHNPFEKPINASMYENISTPIGRRTPCYDFPEVTPPMLPQQPPYPPTPVAPIVNPSYETNHVRDHLSGPTSQQLAARHVGRKELPVFSGDPVDWPLFYSSYQHSTELCGFSNSENLLRLQQSLRGNAKEAVSSFLLHPSTVPEVIETLKTLFGRPEQIVHHMVNKVRSTPAPKEHRLDMLMNFGLVVQNMCSHLKAVGLQNHLSDPTLLKELVDKLPPTAQFNWALYQTQFPLVDLNVFSKYMQYITTATSRLVMNGGINNATSRSKGREFVHTHAEIVDDSEQPESSQTEQLNHVALKPCVACQKFAHPLEKCFKFQNMSTDERWKLIKQNNKLCRRCLVAHSRWPCKGEVCGINDCSKKHHRLLHFDPQESTSARQHATVSIHREVTSSILFRLLPVTLFGSKGNVQTFAFLDDGSSVTMLEESLADELGGDGITTSLCIQWTGGVNKNISNTRIMEFEIAETSDARRHKLSEVYTVESLDLPEQSLHFDRMSQEYPHLQGLPVTSYESAVPRLLIGLNNAHLIMPLKAREGRQGEPVATKTRIGWSIFGRVPRRANTLPHHQLHICATKSDDNLHEFVKNFFSIESLGIRAAPELQTLEDQRAYKILSETTKRTSSGRFEVSLLWKYNYIEFPDSRPMAEKRWKCLERRLTKNPALYDKIRQQIADYQLKGYAHKATQAEFESFDLRRTWFLPMGVVLNPKKPEKVRLIWDAAAKVDGVSLNSMLMKGPDLLTSLLSILFRYREREVAIAADIREMFHQILVRPEDRSAQLFLWRDSPDKPLDIMVMDVAIFGATCSPAHAQFVKNLNAAEYQRDYPRAADAITRWHYVDDYVQCVDTVEEAVELALQVTEVHSKGKFEIVNWISNRNEVLQQIGANNPTVVKNMQFGDESEGQRLLGMIWQPSSDVFSFPVQFSKEIADLINCETVPTKRQLLKLVMSLYDPLGLISAFTIHGKIIIQEVWREKVAWDDKIPEEIFTKWKLWLSALPGIECLKIKRCYFPGYTKNTYDNVQLHIFVDASEQAYAAVAYLRVVEDNKVRCALVSSKTKVAPLKILSIPRLELLAALIGARLRKVIEEEHTLTIHEVLFWSDSTTVLSWIRSDMRRYNRFVAHRINEILELSKIEEWRWVPTRLNVADEATKWGKGPSFDAESRWYKAPEFLYELDENEWPKDRIVYAEVSKEELRIDSVHAHVARVPIIDINRFSKWERLLRVTGYVHYFEDCYLKKFLGKQINTIGMNSDHLKRAERALWRIAQNDSFPKEVDILRHNNQTSVPNRRKISKSSSISSMGPTIDEFGVIRVDGRMQAADWMEYDAKYPIILPRDHRITYLVLDWYHRNYGHANDETVVNELRQRFRIPRLRVELKKVKKACQWCKVYKASPVAPKMGPLPRVRLTPFVRPFTFTGIDYFGPYLIKIGRKAVKRWVVLFTCLTLRAVHLEVAANMSSDSCKKAIRRFVARRGAPEEIYTDNGTNFLGVSRELRTELKAINNELGSTFTDTRTQWYFIPPAAPHMGGCWERMVRSVKTALKSVPTVDKFDEESFLTVLIEAEHMINSRPLTFIPIRSENEESLTPNHFLMLGSKGVRQGVKRPILKGTVIRCSWDLIQRVLQIFWQRWVVEYLPTITRRTKWFEDVRPINDGELVVIADEGARNRWIRGRVIKMYPGKDGVSRMADIQISGGVLSRPCTKLALLDVK